The DNA region TAGGTGAGGGTCAGCTcctttgttgtcactggagaactaACAGTGGGCGACTCCCAGACTcccaacatatttcaataacaaccatatAACAAAATCTCATAATGCCATATACAAAtgatgatatacatattttgacagaaaaatgAGTTGCAGCAGATCATGACTTACAAGGCAtgtttttttttatcacaacCATATAAAAAAGATTAATATGAGGGTTTCAGGGGGCTACTTTGAGGTAAAGTGCATCACAGGCTCATTGCTTCAATCACCCAGGCAGATTGCAAAACCTCAGGCTACATTATTATCTCAGAGTCTCTGCATGTTTTTGTGAAAGCCACATTTACTGATGGCTTTGCTCAAGgcttccttgacctctctgtttctcaggctgtagataaGGGGGTTTACCAGGGGAGTTAGGACCGTAAAGTAAAGAGAGAGCACTTTCTTCAGATCTCTGAGTGTATCACGTTTCAGTAGCATGTAGACAATGATTATGGTtccatagaaaattgtcaccacagtgaggtgagaggagcaagtggaaaaggccttttgtctcccagtggtggaagggattctTAGGATGGTGGCGCTGATACACATGTAGGACATCATAGTTAGTAGGAATGGAGGCAAGGTGAATACGGAGACTAATATGAAATTCACGAATATGCTCAGGTGTgtgtcactgcaggagagttCCATCAGTAGGATGGGGTCACaatagaaatggtcaatttcattcgGACCACAAAAAATTAACTGGGATATGAATAATATAAAGATGGTAGTGGCCAAGCTACCATTTAACCATGACCCAGCAGCCAACTGGAGGCAAAACCTGTTATTCATAAGAGTTGAATAGTGCAGAGGTTTACATATCGCTAAATACCTATCATAGGACATTGTTGCTAGGAGATAGCATTCCGTAGCTGCCAGAGAGGCAGAGAAATACAGTTGTGTGATGCAGCCACTGACTGAgatggttctgtccccagtcaggaaACTGGCCAGTaacctgggcaggatggtggaagTGTAGCAGATCTCCAAGTAGGACAAGTTGCCCAGAaaaaagtacatgggggtgtgaaagTGCTGATCAGTCACAACAAGCATCGCAATGAGAGTGTTCCCAGCCACGGTTGCCATATAGATCATTAGGAACATTAGAAAGAGAGGAATTTGAAGGTCAGGGAGATCCCCGAATCCCAGGAGGATTAATTCTGTGACGGTCGTTTGGTTTCTCCAATCTGTGCCTGCCATGGGTTGAGTCTAGGAACAAAAAAAACAAGCTGGGCAATTGAATTGGAAGAACATAGCATTAAAAATGAATCACGTCTTGTGAATTAATACCATAAATATTCAGAATATTCCCTTCCTCTCCTGGTTACAGGCTGAAATTTTAAGGCTAAATGTAGACTTCAGCGTAAAGTGCCAGAAGTCTCAGTCCAAGGACAGAACATTGGTACCCATATAGACCTCCCTCTGCCATATCAGAGCAATGACTAATATAACAGCCCATATCTCTGGTACAGAATTGGTCTGATCTGTCATATCAGAACTTGGCTATCTATCATATCCCATCTCGTGACATACCAGAGCTTAACAATGACGCTTAAGTTCTATATTTCACTTCTGTCAATAGCCAGAATAATGCCAGTTCTTAGGAGTTAAAACCAATAAGTACGTCAACTAAAATCTTGGACTCAGATTTTTCATTGCAGTCTAGTGTCCATATGCACTGATCTCTTGTTGGAATGAATGGAAATTAATCTATCTATATGGAATGACGCAGCCTCTGgcaggacactactgagagtatcaattcaggataaaattgctttgagcagggcagttacagcccaaagaTGGAGTTCCTTTACTATACTATTAAGGGACACCAAAgtagccaaacagagaggactttggttttacctcactggctaaccataagtccaAAAAACCATAAgtgaaaaccaatatcccagtaaaagaagaaaggttctcccaatcccaaaagaccaagccccagacccaggtcaatatacacatcagatcttacccacaaattacGCTGATGCCAaccctttagaatctaaaatctaaaggtttattcataaaaagaaagaaatatagatgagagctaaaattggttaaatggaatcaattacatacagtaatggcaaagttcttggttcaggcttttagcagtgatggaataaactgcagattcaaatcaagtctctggagtacctCCATAGCTTGGATGACTCATTCAGTACTTGGTTCAgaacttcagtttgtagcaaatttcctccagaggtaagaagcaggaatgaagacaaaatggagatgatgcaccTTCCTTTTATAaaccttttgccatgtggcttgtgcttcCTTTGCCTCAAATGCAAGCTACCcggcacatggcatggaaaaacctgaaagttctgtccataggcatttCCCTGTATGCCTTTCTGAGTCACCaggtatatctgccttctctaaatgggtcagttgtatagctgatggtccttaatgggttATCAAGCAGGCCAGGCTGATGCAAATTGTGTGGGGGTGTCACCCacaagcatagcacaagtttgaaatacagagagtacagagccaatacttataacatAAACATGATACATGAAAACAGGTatcataatcataaccagcaaatcataacctcctcatagacaccttacttaatctcctttgtacaagatttagtGCCACTACAGaatcttgacaggtttcagagtagcagcagtgttagtctatatccggaaaaagaacaggagtacttgtggcaccttagagactaacaaatttattagagcataagctttcgtggactacagcccacttcttcggatgcatatagagtggaataaatattgaggagatatatatacacacatacagagagcataaacaggtgggagttgtcttaccaactctgagaggccaattaaatacgagaaaaaaaaaaagaaaaaaaacttttgaagtgataatcaagatagcccagaaTACCACCctgtaccggaaacctactgaccgctacacttacctacatgcctccagcttccatccaggacacaccacacgatccattgtctacagccaagctctaagatataaccgcatttgatccaatccctcagatagagacaagcacctacaagatctctatcaagcattcttaaaactacaatacccacctgctgaagtgaaaaaacagattgacagagccagacgagtacccagaagtcacctcctacaagacaggcccaacaaagaaaataacagaacaccactagctgtcaccttcagcccccaattaaaacctctccagcgcatcattagagatctacaacctatcctgaaagatgatcctttactttcacagatcttgggagacagacctgttctcgcttacagacaaccccccaacctaaagcaaatactcaccagcaaccacacatcattgaacaaaaccactgacccaggaacctatccttgtaacaaagcccgatgccaactctgtccatatatctattcaagtgacatcatcataggacctaatcacatcagccataccatcaggggctcgttcacctgcacatctaccaatgtgatatatgccatcatgtgccagcaatgcccctctgccatgtacattggccaaaccggacagtctctacgcaaaagaattaatggacacaaatctgaacatcaggaatcataatactcaaaaaccagtgggagaacactttaacctgtctggtcattcaatgacagacctgcgggtggctatattacaacagaaaaacttcaaaaacagactccaacgagagactgctgagctggaattgatatgcaaactagacacaatcaactcaggattgaataaggactgggaatggctgagccattacaaacattgaatctatctccccttgtaagtattctcacacttcttatcaaactgtctgtactgggctatcttgattatcacttcaaaagattttttttctcgtatttaattggcctctcagagttggtaagacaactcccacctgtttatgctctctgtatgtgtgtatatatttctcctcaatatttattccactctatatgcatccgaagaagtgggctgtagtccacgaaagcttatgctctaataaatttgttagtctctaaggtgccacaagtactcctgttctttttacagaatcttggttgcaacaatggtcTATACTGTCACAGTTCGTGTCAATAACCTCACAAAATATATCCTGGTATATTCAGCATTTTAATACCCTTTAGGAAAAGGAACAATTTTCATCCCCTCACAAGAGATCAGTGTATGTTGAAAATTATGAAGTGGAGTAAATGCTCCCTTAGTTGCTGTGGTGGTGATAGTGATGTGGTAAGTGACTGGCAATGCCTTTTCATTTCCTGATGTTCACTCTGTAGCAGTAATAAAATACATCTCTTTGGAGGGTGGATCTTAGGAAGGGGCAAAACCAGGCTGATGTGCAACCCAAACTGGGGAGTGACCCTCTGCACTCCAGAATGAGTGTGGGAtgataatacaagaacaagaatGGCACTGGACGGTTGTGGAAAAAAGATGCTGTCCCTGAACTCAGAGTCTAGAAACAATCTGGCATGTGTGATCCGGGCTACTAACACTCTGTCACCACTTCCCACCTCATTTGGGGACACActaagccagatcctcaactggtgtaaatcaaggtaACTCCTTTTGTGTCAGTGGGGCAGATCCCCAACTGAGGACCTGTCACCAGACATGGATCTCAAGCTCCCTGTCTATTAAATGGTGCTATAAATGCTGACTGACACTGCggtgatattacctcacccatcttgttccTCTAATATTCACAAAGCACATTCATGCCCCTGTTTGGAAGGTGATATAGAAATGCAGTCAGGAAGATGGTCCTCACTTGTAACCACCGCACAGCCCAAGCTTGAAGCAATGAGCTCTTATTTATCAGTGTTTGGCTGCCAGGACTCAGGATCCTCAGCTgaggtttttctctctcctctttctgcagAAACTGGATTTTCTCAGTGAAGAGACCTGCAGCTCCTTGAATGGATGAGCAGCTGCCGCACTTTGTCTTAGAACATGCTTTTCCTGCTCTATTTACAAAGTGGAGATGTCTCCTGATACTTGTATCCTTCTCCATGGAAAGCTGCCTCTCCCTTGATTCAACCTCTGAAGAGGCTGAGCCTGGGGAATTAGTGCTTTTTTTGTGTGCAGACAGTACAAACAGTTGTCCTGATGCAACCAACTTCCCCCATCCAGAGGAATCGCCTTCCTGCTGTATGAGATCATAGCTCTGCATGGCTGAAATCTAATGCAGTGCCCATGGAGTATATGACTGTGCAGAGACTGACGCTACTCAGTCATCTTTAGTCATGTCAGTTGTTCCATTAAAGGCAACTACATAAGTAACAATGTCTAAGAAGGTCAGGTCTGCCAGGTTGGGTGCTGAAGCCACCCAGttttacaaacacataggaaacaTAATGTAAAGCAGATTTAATCCATAGTTTGCAAATGAAAGATTTGGATGAAAGACTCTTCCCCCCAGAAATATTTTTCCTAAAGAACTTTTGTTATTCTTAattacaaatgtttatttaacaacATTCTCACCCTTCTTCTGAGCAGTAGTGGTACTCAGCATCTTGCAAATTGGTTTCTGTGACATTCTGTGCCTCGGGGGAACATCCTGCACCCTCATGTTCATACTTATAACATGTTTGTGTGgaatccaatgcaaagtttgtcatgttgggtgtctttggaaggctcatgatgcactgaccATCGTTGTTAAAGTAATTTACAGGTTGTAAAttcatgtatatatgtatgtaggtatgaggctgaaaatgtatcctcaagacttaaaacaagcccagacaaaacgttgcaggagcagagggacagtcagggccggctccaggttttttgccgccccaaacaaataaaagaaagaaaagaagccaGAGTGCTGcctccaaagcaaaaaaaaaaaaaaaaaaaaggggccgGCCCAAagggccggaatgctgccccttgaaaagtaccggcccaggcacatgcttgggactctggtgcctagagccggccctggagaccgttcacacctcatcaggatgTGTATGAGACAAACCCAACCCAGCCTAGCAAGAACAAAGAATTAGTTTGACTCTCGAGTGAGagtcctttggtcagtttgggactatgatgAAGTAATGACTCTGAAAGGGGGTGGGACAAATCCAAGAGGGGAGAAAGAGCCttataaaagggagagacatttgccatgctctctctcttccacctccatctacaaacaccaccaccaagcaactgaatcgctgatcaaagggaagagcctggctgaagggcaaccagttagcctgtggtgagaagcatctaagttgtAAGGGTACTGAGTGTTAAGATTagtttagaatgtgttttgcttttatttcctttGGTAACTTATGTgaactttttgcctatcacttataatcacttaacatctatctttTGTAGCAAATAAACTTACTTTTATGTTTATCCTCatcagtgagtttgcctgaagtgtttgttCAGGTGTCAAAGACTGTGCATTTCCACTTTCCCTTGAAGTAAATGATGAATCAATACATAAATTGGCATTGTTCTGTCCAAGGTGGTATAtccctgaggtacaaggctggaaGCTGGTGGGATCCGGATGGTGTCGTTCTCTGTGAGATTCATGAGTGTCTGTAGGAGCATTCATGCAGTCTAGCTGGATGTGGGGCTCCACCTTCTGTTggactgagtgataacagcacctggaggggtttgcttcTTTTCACTAGCAGAGCTTGTGAAAGACATCCCAGGCTAGTGTGTTCAGGGGGCAGAGCAGATctcacagttccaggttgtacccggGGAAACCACCTAGACTGTCAcagtttctcattggaggagaatcCAGTGATGTGGACTCTTAGTATAACTCATTTGTTTACACTATATACACcaatcctggaacagaggtggccaCAGACAACAAGCAGGGTCTCCCCTCTTTTAGGGATCTCAGACCGTATGCCAGAAGCAGGACTAGTGTGCAAGGACCTTTCCCCCACACACTACTTTCAGCCTAGGACACTAAGGGTGAAAGCTGGGTAATTACCAATGAGTGGGAGCTGGGCAAGGCAGGGTACTACTCTCTATGACCTCTCTGATGAGTGTTGCTGAGCTTCTTTCTAATGCTATTGCATCATGTGTTTACATATTTTCAATGCAACACCCTCTGGTCTGTATCCTAATAACTTCCCTATATTGCATTAACTTCCCTATAGGTCCATTGTCACTCCTGTGACATACCCTATGGGTTGCCTGAGCATTCTGTGTGTTGGATTCTCATTTCTGAGAGGTTCCTGCCTCTCCCAAAGGaacagaaaataaattgtttgaaATGGGAAAGGAAATGTCCAGCCTTCTCTGTCCTGAGGCTACTGGGGTGATGCACGGTTCTCACTTTTTGGGGCAACCCTACTTTAAAGAAACTTCTTAGGTTTTCTGATCTCTTTGATTTGGCCAATGTTCATCCCAAGAGTCACTGAGGTGTTCTCAAATCTGTACCTGCAAAAGTGCCAGAGAGATTGTAGCGATGACACTTTGGAAAGGGTTTTCCATAAATGTGTCCTTTTATAGTCAGCGCTTTTTGAGCCCCTGCCTGGTGACAGAATGGAACCTGGACATTTGGAGGCTGCCTAATTAGTCTCCCCTATCCCTGGCATTACTGACTAATGAGATAAGGAGAGAGACAATGTATTCGAACTGGCATCCTAATTGAAATCCCCGAGGTGGTGAAAAGCAGCACTCAGTACAGAGTAACTGCACAGGCGTTGTTCTAAACTATCTAACCTGTGGGCATATCACGGTTATTATTAAGCTGCAAAGCATCACCATTTGCAATGTCAGGGATTGGATATTTACATGGATATCAGTAATGTCCAGAGCTATCATAATTAATGACAACCAACATTTTGGAAGGGTATTAAAACTCATGCTTCAGGTATTGAGCCAATCACTACATAATAGAGACCAAGGTGAGAGCTatatggggggtggagaggggggcagattatcccacctcTACCTCCtgtgggattcttccatcttccTCTTAAACCTCTGGGTATGGCCTCTgtcagacaggatattggactagatggacctagTGTCTGATCCAATCTGAcgattcctatgttcctatgaaaAGAGAATAGGTAAATCTGGGGTCATTCTACTCAAAGCACAGACCAATATCTGAGTTCTGGAATACTTGAATTAGGCTAGGACTACACTAAGGGgggcgggggtcgatttaagatatgcaaattcacgtagctgaatttggcgtatcctatttgacttaccccactgtgaggacggcggcaaatcgaccgcaggggctcccccgtcgacggcacttactcctcctgacaaGGTGGCAGCTAGtgcgtcgattcagggattgatttatccgtctagatgagacatgACAAATgaatccctgagagatcgatttctacccgctgatccaggcgagtagtgtagactagcccttagataCTAGTCGAAGAGGGCACATTTGACAGGATCTATCTCCATCCACTAGAGGGCAGTCCCCGCCACACATTtccttaaattatttttatattgtctccatacaatatatttatattgtCTCCATACTCCTGCTTTCCAGAAGTTGGTATACAAGCATGAAgttctcattttttttaacccaagttTTCTCATGTGAACCCAAATAAAATTATTGTTTCAGCTTTTCAGCAACAAaccatttgatttatttattattggtttAGTTGCAAAATAGATTGGGAAAACATTATTCCCAACCCTTTtttgggttggttggtttgtttttatggTGATGGTGTTTGAACTTTTTAATAAGGGTCCCACTTCAACCTATTTTTCAGCTGACTAATTTTGTGTCTCCAAATCTTTGTTGCGAACATTGCCCAATGTGACGTATCGATtccttatgtaacccttctgccagttgtAGTCAGCAGCAACAGGGGACAGGTTCAATATCTATGGGTTCCTTTCcatcaatacaacacaaaaccagctccagccccaacccagtAACCTGAGACAATTACACAACACTCCTTGGGCGCATCTAAGCGTGCTCACGTAGCTTGTCTGAGTGCTCCCAGAGTCACTCATGAAAtctcacagagaaaggcaccaaccagatccccccccccccagcttccagtcttgtacctcaggaatatactgtccTGCACTGTTCAAGATCCTTTCTTGTACAATTCAAATTTATTATTTGATTCACCACTTACTTCAagggaaagtggacatgcacagCCCTTGttacctgagcagatttaccaaacacttcagacaaACTCATTGGTAAGAATAAACATAAAAGTAAGTTTATTTTGaccacaaaagatagattttaagaggTTATAAGTGATAAGCAAAAAGTTTAGaaaagttaccaaaagaaaataaaagacaaGGACGCAATCTAGATCATGGGTGGCCAGCCTGAGCTTgagaaggagacagaatttaccaatgtacattgccaaagagccacagtaatacatcagcagccc from Malaclemys terrapin pileata isolate rMalTer1 chromosome 13, rMalTer1.hap1, whole genome shotgun sequence includes:
- the LOC128847430 gene encoding olfactory receptor 6N1-like, with the translated sequence MAGTDWRNQTTVTELILLGFGDLPDLQIPLFLMFLMIYMATVAGNTLIAMLVVTDQHFHTPMYFFLGNLSYLEICYTSTILPRLLASFLTGDRTISVSGCITQLYFSASLAATECYLLATMSYDRYLAICKPLHYSTLMNNRFCLQLAAGSWLNGSLATTIFILFISQLIFCGPNEIDHFYCDPILLMELSCSDTHLSIFVNFILVSVFTLPPFLLTMMSYMCISATILRIPSTTGRQKAFSTCSSHLTVVTIFYGTIIIVYMLLKRDTLRDLKKVLSLYFTVLTPLVNPLIYSLRNREVKEALSKAISKCGFHKNMQRL